One genomic region from Quercus robur chromosome 4, dhQueRobu3.1, whole genome shotgun sequence encodes:
- the LOC126724516 gene encoding heavy metal-associated isoprenylated plant protein 3-like, producing the protein MGEKEGEKNGGDNKVAPAPPAAEKKDDVSVTAVYKIDLHCKGCATKVKRAARHFDGVEEVKTDCDANKLTVKGTNVDTTAIREKLEKIIKKKVELVSPQPKKDGGGGSNKNPEEKKAEKKEEPKKPIEVLTTWDY; encoded by the exons ATGGGCGAG aaagagggagaaaagaATGGTGGAGATAACAAGGTTGCGCCGGCGCCGCCAGCAGCGGAGAAGAAAGACGACGTTTCGGTCACCGCCGTTTACAAGATCGACTTGCATTGCAAAGGGTGCGCCACGAAAGTCAAAAGAGCCGCTCGTCATTTCGATG GTGTGGAAGAGGTGAAGACAGATTGTGATGCCAACAAATTGACGGTAAAAGGGACCAACGTAGACACCACGGCAATCAGGgagaaattggaaaaaataatCAAGAAGAAAGTTGAGCTGGTTTCTCCTCAGCCCAAAAAAGACGGCGGCGGCGGCAGCAATAAGAATCCGGAAGAGAAGAAagctgaaaagaaagaagagcctAAGAAACCCATAGAGGTACTTACCACGTGGGATTATTGA